The genomic stretch TTCCAAAACGGTGCAGAAACCTTTAGATAATCCATAATAAATTCATTGGCAGCATAGGCATCCACCCGGCTTTTTGCTTGGGTCATCACCCAGACAATGGCTTCACCGACATTCACTTTTTCCACGCGATGTACCACAATCACATTGCTAACCGACCACTGCTGCAACGCAATATCAATAATTTTAGTAATTTGCTTTTCAGTCACGACAGGATAGTGATCAATGAATAAATGTGAAATAGGATCACAATAATCATCACGACGGACATACCCCGTAAAGCTGAGTTGTGCACCAAAATCATCAGTGAATCCATCTGCTTCAAGCATACATGCTGCAATATCGATTGCTTCAGATTGAATTTTGACAATGACCGTCATGCTTAGCCTCCTGTAACAGGCGGTAAAATAGCCACTTCTGCACCATCTGGAATCATGGTGACTTGATGACAAATTTCATTTTGAACAACAATTTTATAAATTTTATTTTCAGCTAATGCGTTATTCCAACGATCATTGCGACTTCTTAATAAGCGCACCAGTGTTACCGTATCGCCACCTTCTGACCATGGCAGCGTTTCAATCCGAGTTCCCAATTCTGCCGCCATTGCGCCAAAATATTTGACATAAATCATTGTGCCATACTCTAACAAATTAGCTGAATTATCATCTTAGTAAATTCTATAATCGCATGGCAATAGTTACTCCGACCTATATTAAGCTTAGTCTTTGGTGTAGTAAAATTTAGAAAAAT from Acinetobacter pullicarnis encodes the following:
- a CDS encoding molybdenum cofactor biosynthesis protein MoaE, coding for MTVIVKIQSEAIDIAACMLEADGFTDDFGAQLSFTGYVRRDDYCDPISHLFIDHYPVVTEKQITKIIDIALQQWSVSNVIVVHRVEKVNVGEAIVWVMTQAKSRVDAYAANEFIMDYLKVSAPFWKKECFENLEEKWVEAKVSDQAKFQTWCAAR
- a CDS encoding MoaD/ThiS family protein, producing the protein MIYVKYFGAMAAELGTRIETLPWSEGGDTVTLVRLLRSRNDRWNNALAENKIYKIVVQNEICHQVTMIPDGAEVAILPPVTGG